In one window of Labilithrix sp. DNA:
- a CDS encoding AgmX/PglI C-terminal domain-containing protein, with amino-acid sequence MFVRRTSLASLALLIACGNDPPPETPAPKPRPADTTEVKMEVVPIESAALAPPPPPETSAAAPPAEPADDANIGGPQEATVERAVAPIRPRLRACYKKALEATPGVAGSVTFDTTIGKDGKVTAARFVKKDGLSDDMISCLTSAVKAMVFAPDRKSQVVAFTFGTPSAAPVAAAADAGPPKK; translated from the coding sequence ATGTTCGTTCGGCGGACGTCGCTCGCCAGCCTCGCGTTGCTCATCGCGTGCGGGAACGATCCGCCGCCGGAGACCCCCGCCCCGAAGCCGCGCCCGGCCGACACGACCGAGGTGAAGATGGAGGTCGTCCCGATCGAGAGCGCCGCTCTCGCGCCGCCGCCGCCGCCGGAGACCAGCGCCGCCGCGCCTCCTGCCGAGCCGGCGGACGACGCGAACATCGGCGGTCCGCAGGAGGCGACGGTGGAGCGCGCGGTCGCGCCGATCAGGCCGCGATTGCGTGCATGTTACAAGAAGGCGCTCGAGGCCACGCCCGGCGTCGCCGGCAGCGTCACCTTCGACACCACGATCGGCAAGGACGGGAAGGTCACCGCCGCGCGCTTCGTGAAGAAGGACGGCCTCAGCGACGACATGATCAGCTGCCTGACGTCGGCGGTGAAGGCGATGGTGTTCGCGCCCGATCGCAAGAGCCAGGTCGTCGCGTTCACGTTCGGCACGCCGTCCGCCGCGCCGGTCGCGGCGGCCGCGGACGCGGGGCCGCCGAAGAAATGA
- a CDS encoding methyltransferase, which translates to MCPRYTLLRFRAMHDHAGFVREHTVLAAVPLVPEVRIHTATEVLPIWRATSAWLDAHDLGVPFWCVPWAGGQALARWVLDRPEVVRGKRVLDFGTGSGLVAIAAALAGAASVRAVDVDAFAIAACRINAAANGVTIHAQCMDLVGAAVEEDLLLAGDVWYEAGPARRFAAWFEALPVAVVTGDPGRHYVPAAARELARYEVPTTLELESATTRTTRVLALGGRAV; encoded by the coding sequence ATGTGCCCACGATACACCCTGCTACGGTTCCGCGCGATGCACGATCACGCCGGCTTCGTGCGGGAGCACACCGTGCTCGCGGCCGTTCCGCTCGTGCCGGAGGTGCGGATCCACACCGCGACGGAGGTGCTCCCGATCTGGCGCGCGACCTCGGCGTGGCTCGACGCGCACGACCTCGGCGTCCCGTTCTGGTGCGTGCCGTGGGCCGGCGGGCAGGCGCTCGCGCGCTGGGTGCTCGATCGCCCGGAGGTCGTCCGCGGCAAGCGGGTCCTCGACTTCGGGACCGGCAGCGGCCTCGTCGCGATCGCGGCCGCGCTCGCCGGCGCGGCGAGCGTGCGCGCGGTCGACGTCGACGCGTTCGCGATCGCGGCGTGCCGGATCAACGCCGCCGCGAACGGCGTCACGATCCATGCACAGTGCATGGACCTCGTCGGCGCCGCGGTCGAGGAGGACCTCCTCCTCGCCGGCGACGTCTGGTACGAGGCCGGGCCCGCGCGGAGGTTCGCGGCGTGGTTCGAGGCGCTGCCGGTCGCGGTCGTGACCGGCGATCCGGGGCGGCACTACGTCCCGGCCGCGGCGCGGGAGCTCGCGCGCTACGAGGTCCCCACCACGCTCGAGCTCGAGTCGGCGACGACGCGCACGACGCGCGTGCTCGCGCTCGGCGGCCGCGCGGTATAG
- the hemB gene encoding porphobilinogen synthase: MRFPVVRPRRLRATPELRALVRETTLAPNDFVYPLFFSAAIEEPKAIGTMPGVEQLPVSQAAATARMIRTRGISSVILFGLPKTKDERGSSGLDPDGPVPRAIKEMKSAVPDLVVMADVCVDEYTDHGHCGVLRKRADGTMEVDNDATVEVLAKMGVLFAQAGADVVAPSDMMDGRVAAMRAALDAEGFTSTSLLSYAVKYASSFYGPFREAADCAPKFGDRAGYQMDPANAREAIREAALDEAEGADMLMVKPALSYLDVIRDVRKASNLPLGAYNVSGEYSMLHAAADRGMIDRDRAILEVLTSIRRAGADFILTYHALRAAELLG, translated from the coding sequence ATGCGATTCCCCGTCGTCCGTCCGCGCCGTCTCCGTGCGACCCCCGAGCTCCGCGCGCTCGTCCGCGAGACGACGCTCGCGCCGAACGACTTCGTCTACCCGCTCTTCTTCAGCGCGGCGATCGAGGAGCCGAAGGCGATCGGCACGATGCCCGGCGTCGAGCAGCTCCCGGTCTCGCAGGCCGCCGCGACGGCGCGCATGATCCGGACGCGCGGCATCAGCTCCGTCATCCTCTTCGGCCTCCCGAAGACGAAGGACGAGCGCGGCTCCTCCGGCCTCGATCCCGACGGCCCCGTCCCGCGCGCCATCAAGGAGATGAAGAGCGCGGTCCCCGACCTCGTCGTGATGGCGGACGTCTGCGTCGACGAGTACACCGACCACGGTCACTGCGGCGTCCTCCGGAAGCGCGCCGACGGGACGATGGAGGTCGACAACGACGCGACGGTGGAGGTGCTCGCGAAGATGGGCGTCCTCTTCGCGCAGGCCGGCGCCGATGTCGTCGCCCCGAGCGACATGATGGACGGCCGCGTCGCCGCGATGCGCGCCGCGCTCGACGCGGAGGGCTTCACCTCGACCTCCCTCCTCTCGTACGCGGTGAAGTACGCCTCCTCTTTTTATGGTCCGTTCCGCGAGGCGGCCGACTGCGCGCCGAAGTTCGGCGATCGCGCGGGCTACCAGATGGACCCCGCGAACGCGCGCGAGGCGATCCGCGAAGCGGCGCTCGACGAGGCGGAGGGCGCCGACATGCTGATGGTGAAGCCCGCCCTCTCCTACCTCGACGTCATCCGCGACGTCCGCAAGGCCTCGAACCTCCCGCTCGGCGCGTACAACGTGTCGGGCGAGTACTCGATGCTCCACGCCGCCGCGGACCGCGGAATGATCGACCGCGATCGCGCCATCCTCGAGGTCCTGACCTCGATCCGCCGCGCGGGCGCCGACTTCATCTTGACGTACCACGCCCTTCGCGCGGCGGAGCTTCTGGGGTAA
- a CDS encoding riboflavin synthase yields MFTGLVQAKGSLVRRAQRGPDARLVLRGALPGEPLVLGESISVDGVCLTVDTIVEADVFEVDASSETLAKTTLGGVAIGGAVNLERALAVGDRLGGHLVSGHVDGVGTVVEKTPSGAALRVTFEAPPDLARFIAAKGSICVSGVSLTVNHVNRSRFDVMLIPHTLEKTSLPALCVGSRVNLEVDVLARYVARLLEAEREEPAPDSRLLDRLRASGYL; encoded by the coding sequence ATGTTCACCGGCCTCGTCCAGGCGAAAGGCTCGCTCGTCCGCCGCGCCCAGCGCGGGCCGGACGCGCGCCTCGTCCTCCGCGGCGCGCTCCCCGGTGAGCCGCTCGTGCTCGGCGAGTCGATCAGCGTCGACGGCGTGTGCCTCACCGTGGACACGATCGTCGAAGCCGACGTCTTCGAGGTCGACGCCTCGAGCGAGACGCTCGCGAAGACGACGCTCGGCGGCGTCGCGATCGGCGGCGCGGTGAACCTCGAGCGCGCGCTCGCGGTCGGCGACCGGCTCGGCGGCCACCTCGTGAGCGGCCACGTCGACGGCGTCGGCACGGTCGTGGAGAAGACGCCGTCGGGCGCGGCGCTCAGGGTCACCTTCGAGGCGCCGCCCGACCTCGCGCGCTTCATCGCGGCGAAGGGATCGATCTGCGTCAGCGGCGTTAGCCTCACCGTGAACCACGTGAACCGGAGCCGCTTCGACGTGATGCTCATCCCCCACACCCTCGAGAAGACCTCCCTCCCCGCGCTCTGTGTCGGCTCGCGCGTGAACCTCGAGGTCGACGTGCTCGCGCGGTACGTCGCGCGCCTCCTCGAGGCCGAGCGCGAGGAGCCCGCGCCCGACTCGCGTCTGCTCGATCGCCTCCGCGCCTCCGGATACCTCTGA
- the ribB gene encoding 3,4-dihydroxy-2-butanone-4-phosphate synthase, which produces MAPALNIEPKLLERVNGAIADIRAGKMVILVDDEDRENEGDLTMAAQFVTPEAVNFMAMHGRGLICLTLTEEAIGRLGLPMMAQPGRSTPSLGTAFTMSIEARHGVTTGISAADRAHTMRLAASPECKPEDLVTPGHVFPLRARKGGVLVRTGQTEGSVDLARLAGLTAAGVICEIMRDDGTMARMPDLEQFAAKHGLRILSIADMIQYRLQTERLVKRVGQGQLRLDETGTEWTANVYESATDGRQFIALVHGTLPPNEPVLCRMHGGSLLGDVFASTAREGGKNLRESIHRIEAEKRGVIVYLPARTSPAEELAALMPPLTNGAAKTGSSDHPLREFGLGAQVLADLGLHRIRLLTNNPRKIAGLSGFGLEVVDSVTLGGN; this is translated from the coding sequence ATGGCCCCTGCCCTCAACATCGAGCCGAAGCTCCTCGAGCGCGTGAACGGCGCCATCGCCGACATCCGCGCGGGGAAGATGGTCATCCTCGTCGACGACGAGGACCGCGAGAACGAGGGCGACCTCACGATGGCGGCGCAGTTCGTGACGCCCGAGGCGGTCAACTTCATGGCCATGCACGGCCGCGGGCTCATCTGCCTCACGCTGACGGAGGAGGCGATCGGCCGGCTCGGCCTGCCGATGATGGCGCAGCCCGGCCGCTCCACGCCGAGCCTCGGCACCGCGTTCACGATGAGCATCGAGGCGCGCCACGGCGTCACGACCGGCATCAGCGCGGCCGATCGCGCGCACACGATGCGCCTCGCCGCGTCGCCGGAGTGCAAGCCGGAGGACCTCGTCACCCCCGGCCACGTCTTCCCGCTCCGCGCGCGGAAGGGCGGCGTGCTCGTGCGCACGGGGCAGACCGAGGGCTCGGTCGACCTCGCGCGCCTCGCCGGGCTCACCGCCGCCGGCGTCATCTGCGAGATCATGCGCGACGACGGCACGATGGCGCGGATGCCCGACCTCGAGCAGTTCGCGGCGAAGCACGGGCTCCGCATCCTCTCGATCGCGGACATGATCCAGTACCGCCTCCAGACCGAGCGCCTCGTGAAGCGCGTCGGCCAGGGGCAGCTCCGCCTCGACGAGACCGGGACCGAGTGGACGGCCAACGTCTACGAGTCGGCGACCGACGGGCGGCAGTTCATCGCGCTCGTGCACGGGACGCTGCCGCCCAACGAGCCGGTGCTGTGCCGCATGCACGGGGGCTCGCTGCTCGGCGACGTGTTCGCCTCGACCGCGCGCGAGGGCGGGAAGAACCTGCGCGAGTCGATCCACCGCATCGAGGCCGAGAAGCGCGGCGTCATCGTGTACCTCCCCGCGCGCACGTCGCCGGCGGAGGAGCTCGCCGCGCTCATGCCGCCGCTCACGAACGGCGCGGCGAAGACGGGCTCGTCCGATCACCCGCTCCGCGAGTTCGGCCTCGGCGCGCAGGTGCTCGCCGACCTCGGGCTCCATCGCATCCGGCTCCTCACCAACAACCCGCGTAAGATCGCCGGCCTCTCGGGCTTCGGGCTCGAGGTGGTCGACAGCGTCACCCTCGGAGGCAACTGA
- a CDS encoding 6,7-dimethyl-8-ribityllumazine synthase, protein MAARIVEGNLVVPKGARFGIVASRFNHFIVDHLTSGAVDALVRHGANEANITIVRVPGAWEVPHAVRRLAKAKQKLDAIIALSAVIRGSTPHFDYVAGEVSKGVAAVSLEAGIPIAFGVLTTDTIEQAIERAGTKAGNKGWDAAVSAIEMVSLDRALDGAGF, encoded by the coding sequence ATGGCCGCGCGCATCGTCGAAGGTAACCTCGTCGTTCCGAAGGGAGCGCGCTTCGGCATCGTCGCGAGCCGCTTCAACCACTTCATCGTCGACCACCTCACGAGCGGCGCGGTCGACGCGCTGGTGCGGCACGGCGCGAACGAGGCGAACATCACGATCGTCCGCGTCCCCGGCGCGTGGGAGGTCCCGCACGCGGTGCGGCGCCTCGCGAAGGCGAAGCAGAAGCTCGACGCGATCATCGCGCTGTCCGCCGTGATCCGCGGGTCGACCCCTCACTTCGACTACGTCGCGGGCGAGGTCTCGAAGGGCGTCGCGGCGGTGTCGCTCGAGGCCGGGATCCCGATCGCGTTCGGCGTGCTCACGACCGACACGATCGAGCAGGCGATCGAGCGCGCCGGCACGAAGGCGGGCAACAAGGGCTGGGACGCCGCCGTCTCCGCGATCGAGATGGTGTCGCTCGATCGCGCGCTCGACGGCGCCGGGTTCTGA
- the nusB gene encoding transcription antitermination factor NusB: protein MGARRSGREAALQMLFQLEASGERAPRVIELFWRSFEADPEGRPYADELVSGVESSLAEVDKRITAASQNWRLERMGRVDRNLLRMSTWELIAKKEVPRAVVIDEAVELAKSYGTEESSGFVNGVLDRIATDLGRT, encoded by the coding sequence ATGGGTGCGCGCCGCTCCGGCCGCGAGGCCGCGCTTCAGATGCTCTTCCAGCTCGAGGCCTCGGGCGAGCGGGCGCCGCGCGTGATCGAGCTGTTCTGGCGCTCGTTCGAGGCCGATCCCGAAGGCCGGCCGTACGCCGACGAGCTCGTGAGCGGCGTCGAGTCGAGCCTCGCCGAGGTCGACAAGCGCATCACCGCTGCGTCGCAGAACTGGCGCCTCGAGCGGATGGGGCGCGTCGACCGGAACCTCCTCCGGATGAGCACCTGGGAGCTGATCGCGAAGAAGGAGGTCCCGCGCGCGGTCGTCATCGACGAGGCGGTCGAGCTCGCGAAGTCGTACGGGACCGAGGAGTCGAGCGGGTTCGTCAACGGCGTGCTCGATCGCATCGCGACCGATCTCGGCCGGACATGA
- a CDS encoding leucyl aminopeptidase, with amino-acid sequence MIVDLRFVAPDLRRLDETSAELIACGVYRDTRPLNGLAGLVDWRLAGRLSKLAKQGFLLGEVGEILAVPVRPRLPFDKLLVAGLGPRASFGDATFKKVLDRMITSVAGLHAKKAILELPGRGDGAITAERAADVLLDLIGDDERDVLTFVEDTTGKERIERRAHERRREAMRSEAVR; translated from the coding sequence ATGATCGTCGACCTCCGCTTCGTCGCGCCGGACCTCCGTCGCCTCGACGAGACGAGCGCGGAGCTCATCGCCTGCGGCGTCTACCGCGACACGCGCCCGCTGAACGGCCTCGCCGGCCTCGTCGACTGGCGCCTCGCGGGCCGCCTCTCGAAGCTCGCGAAGCAGGGCTTCCTCCTCGGCGAGGTCGGCGAGATCCTCGCCGTCCCGGTGCGCCCGCGCCTCCCCTTCGACAAGCTCCTCGTCGCCGGGCTCGGCCCGCGCGCCTCGTTCGGCGACGCGACCTTCAAGAAGGTGCTCGATCGCATGATCACCTCCGTCGCGGGCCTCCACGCGAAGAAGGCGATCCTCGAGCTCCCCGGCCGCGGCGACGGCGCGATCACGGCCGAGCGCGCGGCCGACGTCCTCCTCGACCTCATCGGCGACGACGAGCGCGACGTCCTCACCTTCGTCGAAGACACGACCGGCAAGGAGCGCATCGAGCGCCGCGCCCACGAGCGCCGCCGCGAGGCGATGCGCTCCGAGGCGGTCCGTTGA
- a CDS encoding helix-turn-helix domain-containing protein, giving the protein MGARGRAALKAAARRPLVYTAQDVARFCEVDLKTIHHWCDAGKIPHRRTEGRHLRFRRNHVLAFLRAHGYPLPAQLTQAKPTVFLATTDASTDETARKLAQRCFVVRFENALAAVARLLSEEPDAIVVLDGDATWTPAAAEALARDPETSWVRVVVTSDLSRLHLELPRSLDVE; this is encoded by the coding sequence ATGGGTGCCCGCGGACGCGCCGCGCTGAAGGCGGCGGCGCGGCGGCCGCTCGTCTACACCGCGCAGGACGTCGCGCGCTTCTGCGAGGTCGACCTCAAGACGATCCATCACTGGTGCGACGCGGGGAAGATCCCGCACCGCCGCACGGAGGGGCGCCACCTCCGCTTTCGCCGCAACCACGTGCTCGCGTTCCTGCGCGCGCACGGCTATCCCCTCCCCGCGCAGCTGACGCAGGCGAAGCCGACCGTGTTCCTCGCGACGACGGACGCGAGCACGGACGAGACCGCGCGGAAGCTCGCGCAGCGCTGCTTCGTCGTCCGCTTCGAGAACGCGCTCGCGGCGGTGGCGCGGCTGCTCTCGGAGGAGCCGGACGCGATCGTCGTCCTCGACGGCGACGCGACGTGGACCCCGGCGGCGGCGGAGGCGCTCGCGCGCGATCCCGAGACCTCGTGGGTGCGCGTCGTCGTCACGAGCGACCTCTCGCGCTTGCACCTCGAATTGCCGCGCTCGCTCGACGTCGAGTGA
- a CDS encoding glutathione-dependent formaldehyde dehydrogenase: MLALTYRGPNRIRVEKKPAPKLEHPNDVILRVTRTAICGSDLHLLHGLIPDTRVGCVFGHEFAGVVEEVGPGVVSLTKGDRVVVPFNISCGTCFFCQRGLTGNCENTNPSANVASGVYGYSHTTGGYDGGQAEYVRVPFADVGPMKIPDDMTDEQVLFLSDILPTGYQAAEMGEIKPGETVVVFGCGPVGLFAQRSAWLMGAGRVIAVDPVAYRLDFARAYNNVETVGFEDATGGDVVSLLMKMTDGRGADVCIDAVGCEAEGSVAQSFLGVKAKLMAGSATAINWSIAACRKAGNVVLIGVYGPPFNAVDIGSAMNKGLTLRMNQANCKRYMPKLLDHIREGRIDAEGIITHRVPLEHAADAYELFEKKKDNCIKCVLVPPMAA; encoded by the coding sequence ATGCTCGCACTGACCTACCGCGGACCGAACCGGATCCGCGTGGAGAAGAAGCCCGCGCCGAAGCTCGAGCACCCCAACGACGTGATCCTCCGCGTCACCCGCACCGCGATCTGCGGCTCGGACCTCCACCTCCTGCACGGCCTCATCCCCGACACGCGCGTCGGCTGCGTGTTCGGCCACGAGTTCGCCGGCGTCGTCGAGGAGGTCGGCCCGGGCGTCGTCTCGCTCACGAAGGGCGACCGCGTCGTCGTGCCGTTCAACATCTCGTGCGGCACCTGCTTCTTCTGCCAGCGCGGGCTCACCGGCAACTGCGAGAACACGAACCCGAGCGCGAACGTCGCGTCCGGGGTCTACGGCTACTCGCACACGACCGGCGGCTACGACGGCGGCCAGGCCGAGTACGTGCGCGTGCCGTTCGCCGACGTCGGGCCGATGAAGATCCCGGACGACATGACGGACGAGCAGGTGCTCTTCCTGAGCGACATCCTCCCGACCGGCTACCAGGCGGCGGAGATGGGCGAGATCAAGCCGGGCGAGACCGTGGTCGTGTTCGGCTGCGGCCCGGTCGGGCTCTTCGCCCAGAGGTCGGCGTGGCTGATGGGCGCGGGCCGCGTCATCGCGGTCGATCCCGTCGCCTACCGCCTCGACTTCGCGCGCGCGTACAACAACGTCGAGACGGTGGGCTTCGAGGACGCCACCGGCGGCGACGTCGTCTCCCTCCTCATGAAGATGACGGACGGGCGCGGCGCCGACGTGTGCATCGACGCGGTCGGCTGCGAGGCGGAGGGCTCCGTCGCGCAGAGCTTCCTCGGCGTGAAGGCGAAGCTCATGGCGGGCTCCGCCACCGCGATCAACTGGAGCATCGCGGCGTGCCGCAAGGCGGGCAACGTGGTGCTCATCGGCGTCTACGGTCCGCCGTTCAACGCGGTCGACATCGGCAGCGCGATGAACAAGGGCCTCACGCTCCGGATGAACCAGGCGAACTGCAAGCGCTACATGCCGAAGCTCCTCGATCACATCCGCGAGGGCCGCATCGACGCGGAGGGCATCATCACCCACCGCGTCCCGCTCGAGCACGCGGCGGACGCCTACGAGCTGTTCGAGAAGAAGAAGGACAACTGCATCAAGTGCGTCCTCGTTCCACCCATGGCCGCGTGA
- a CDS encoding N-acetylmuramoyl-L-alanine amidase, translated as MGITRAALALAALAVLAACSGGGSGGADAGAGGEVGRATTLLDPRTPLPPRPEVIALAQSVEALALKEGAGARAVELHALAAQLEERVWRVEHREQDGKEALDLYRAASKDLSLRGACEAGARGAKLAGEIAKTAETTYAELYRIQRRGTVLGPDDNDAGAGASACGHTIDEPLAMLAPFRPPAAVLEAIDRGLAGEGAIALAVLDAGPARVLVAPRIQKIEQWSGPEAARVVVHLDKSSRFRVGDVGSASGQGARTYVDLDGVELGTTAKETPIGGIVSRIVAEPTTTGSRVALDLAGPAYRRVFHLLEPFRVVIDIAKNPPGDAKGGRAVARVAIDAGHGGNDPGARGPTGVQEKDVTLAVAHKLAPVLARNGIQVTLTRDDDRYVTLEERTARANAFGADLFISIHCNAAERSAKRGVETYVLDTTTSDMAGRVAARENATSQAASNEVAQLLASMRLADQATRSTRLAELLQRAAVVSLSSQYPDVTDGGLHRAAFYVLVGARMPAVLFETSYISNPIEESRLASAGYQQRLADGIANAVKAYREGR; from the coding sequence ATGGGGATCACTCGTGCCGCCCTTGCCCTCGCCGCCCTCGCCGTCCTCGCCGCGTGCAGCGGCGGAGGGTCCGGCGGCGCCGACGCCGGGGCGGGGGGGGAGGTCGGTCGCGCGACCACGCTCCTCGACCCGCGCACCCCGCTGCCCCCGCGCCCGGAGGTCATCGCGCTCGCGCAGTCGGTCGAGGCCCTCGCGCTCAAGGAGGGCGCCGGCGCGCGCGCGGTCGAGCTGCACGCCCTCGCCGCCCAGCTCGAGGAGCGCGTCTGGCGCGTCGAGCACCGGGAGCAGGACGGGAAGGAGGCGCTCGATCTCTACCGCGCCGCGAGCAAGGACCTCTCCCTCCGCGGCGCGTGCGAGGCCGGCGCGCGCGGCGCGAAGCTCGCCGGCGAGATCGCGAAGACGGCGGAGACCACCTACGCCGAGCTCTATCGCATCCAGCGGCGCGGCACGGTCCTCGGCCCCGACGACAACGACGCCGGCGCCGGCGCGAGCGCGTGCGGCCACACCATCGACGAGCCGCTCGCGATGCTCGCGCCGTTCCGCCCCCCCGCCGCCGTGCTCGAGGCGATCGACCGCGGCCTCGCCGGCGAAGGCGCGATCGCGCTCGCCGTCCTCGACGCCGGACCCGCGCGCGTCCTCGTCGCCCCGCGCATCCAGAAGATCGAGCAGTGGAGCGGCCCCGAGGCCGCGCGCGTCGTCGTCCACCTCGACAAGTCCTCGCGCTTCCGCGTCGGCGACGTCGGCAGCGCCTCCGGCCAGGGCGCGCGGACGTACGTCGACCTCGACGGCGTCGAGCTCGGCACGACCGCGAAGGAGACGCCGATCGGCGGCATCGTGAGCCGCATCGTCGCCGAGCCGACCACGACCGGGTCGCGCGTCGCGCTCGATCTCGCGGGCCCCGCCTACCGGCGCGTGTTCCATTTGCTCGAGCCGTTCCGCGTCGTCATCGACATCGCGAAGAACCCGCCCGGCGACGCGAAGGGCGGCCGCGCGGTGGCGCGGGTCGCGATCGACGCCGGGCACGGCGGCAACGACCCCGGCGCGCGCGGGCCGACCGGCGTGCAGGAGAAGGACGTCACGCTCGCGGTCGCGCACAAGCTCGCGCCGGTGCTCGCGCGGAACGGCATCCAGGTCACGCTCACGCGCGACGACGATCGCTACGTCACGCTCGAGGAGCGGACCGCGCGCGCGAACGCGTTCGGGGCGGATCTGTTCATCTCGATCCACTGCAACGCGGCGGAGCGGAGCGCGAAGCGCGGGGTCGAGACCTACGTCCTCGACACGACGACGAGCGACATGGCCGGCCGCGTCGCCGCGCGCGAGAACGCGACGAGCCAGGCCGCGAGCAACGAGGTCGCGCAGCTCCTCGCCTCGATGCGCCTCGCCGATCAGGCGACGCGCTCGACCCGGCTCGCCGAGCTCCTCCAGCGCGCGGCGGTCGTGTCGCTCTCGTCGCAGTACCCCGACGTCACCGACGGCGGCCTCCATCGCGCCGCGTTCTACGTCCTCGTCGGCGCGCGGATGCCGGCGGTCCTCTTCGAGACGAGCTACATCTCGAACCCGATCGAGGAGAGCCGCCTCGCGTCGGCGGGGTACCAGCAGCGCCTCGCCGACGGCATCGCGAACGCGGTGAAGGCCTACCGCGAAGGACGTTGA
- a CDS encoding YbjN domain-containing protein: METRSEDAPIYSDRLTGRRFPDAKSMVDAYLERYAERDRVELKPLDENGYTQTRRGSATIGVNVLEDHGVLFLVSYVMPVPKHGREALYRRVLELSFLATSDASFAIDESKDEIYVRAVRRLSGLDYEEFEDLIVTVGRVADEWDDVLKREFPA, translated from the coding sequence GTGGAAACCCGAAGCGAGGACGCACCTATCTACTCCGACCGGTTGACGGGCCGCCGCTTCCCCGACGCGAAGTCGATGGTCGACGCGTACCTCGAGCGCTACGCGGAGCGCGATCGCGTCGAGCTGAAGCCGCTCGACGAGAACGGCTACACGCAGACGCGGCGCGGGTCGGCGACGATCGGCGTGAACGTCCTCGAGGACCACGGCGTCCTCTTCTTGGTCTCGTACGTGATGCCGGTGCCCAAGCACGGACGCGAAGCGCTGTACCGCCGCGTCCTCGAGCTCTCGTTCCTCGCGACGTCGGACGCGTCGTTCGCGATCGACGAGAGCAAGGATGAGATTTACGTGCGGGCGGTCCGGCGGCTCTCCGGCCTCGATTACGAGGAGTTCGAGGACCTGATCGTGACGGTGGGCCGCGTCGCCGACGAGTGGGACGACGTCCTGAAGCGCGAATTTCCGGCGTGA